Proteins from one Polynucleobacter wuianus genomic window:
- the pyrC gene encoding dihydroorotase: MSNSPTQIQLIQPDDWHLHIRDGEVMKDVLGDTARQFARAIIMPNLKPPLTTVDLAKAYQARIESNLESLGISSFTPLMTLYLTDNTSAEEVRMAKAEGIVGFKLYPAGATTNSDAGVSDIKHCYKALEAMQAIGMPLLVHGEVTHADIDIFDREAVFIDTVLDPLRKKFPELKIVFEHITTKQAAHYVRDALTGGKNTIAATLTPQHLLMNRNAIFAGGIRPHNYCLPVLKREEHRVALLEAATSGNPRFFLGTDSAPHAKGAKEAACGCAGCYSAFNALGLYAEAFESVGKLDKLEGFASFFGPDFYSLPRNSKKITLSKKSQSIPVELPLGDATIVPLRAGETIAWSLI; this comes from the coding sequence ATGTCTAATAGTCCAACTCAAATTCAATTGATTCAGCCAGATGACTGGCATTTGCATATTCGTGATGGCGAAGTGATGAAAGACGTTTTAGGTGATACTGCTCGCCAATTTGCGCGCGCGATCATCATGCCGAACTTGAAGCCACCTCTAACCACCGTAGATTTAGCTAAGGCCTATCAAGCTCGCATCGAATCCAATTTAGAATCATTGGGCATTAGTAGTTTTACGCCCCTGATGACTTTGTATCTCACTGATAACACCTCTGCAGAGGAAGTACGTATGGCGAAGGCAGAAGGCATTGTGGGATTCAAGTTATATCCTGCAGGCGCCACAACAAATAGCGATGCAGGTGTCAGTGATATTAAGCATTGTTATAAAGCCTTAGAAGCAATGCAAGCAATCGGAATGCCGCTATTAGTTCATGGGGAAGTGACGCATGCGGACATCGATATCTTCGATCGAGAAGCGGTATTTATTGACACCGTTCTTGATCCTCTTCGCAAAAAATTTCCTGAACTCAAAATTGTGTTTGAGCACATTACTACTAAACAAGCAGCACACTATGTACGTGATGCTTTAACTGGTGGAAAAAATACGATTGCTGCCACGCTCACTCCTCAACATTTATTGATGAACCGTAATGCGATTTTTGCAGGTGGTATTCGTCCGCATAATTATTGTTTACCAGTCCTTAAGCGTGAGGAGCATCGTGTTGCTTTGCTTGAGGCTGCCACGAGTGGTAACCCTCGATTCTTCTTGGGCACTGATAGCGCCCCGCATGCTAAGGGCGCTAAAGAAGCTGCTTGTGGATGTGCAGGTTGTTATAGCGCCTTCAATGCTTTGGGTTTATACGCTGAAGCCTTTGAGAGCGTTGGTAAGCTTGATAAATTAGAAGGCTTTGCGAGTTTCTTTGGGCCTGACTTCTATTCCTTGCCACGCAATAGCAAAAAAATCACACTTTCTAAAAAATCACAAAGCATTCCTGTTGAATTACCTTTAGGCGATGCCACAATTGTTCCCTTGCGTGCGGGTGAAACAATTGCTTGGTCGCTGATTTAA
- the aspS gene encoding aspartate--tRNA ligase, protein MSMRSHTCGQVTDSLIGKEVTLSGWVNRRRDHGGVIFIDLRDREGFVQVVCDPDRPEMFALAEQVRNEFCIQIKGLVRARPAGTENTDLVSGKVEILCHSLVIVNASITPPFQIDDENLSETTRLTHRVLDLRRPQMQKNLRLRYNVAMECRRYLDEAGFIDIETPMLTKSTPEGARDYLVPSRVHDGQFFALPQSPQLFKQLLMVAGFDRYYQITKCFRDEDLRADRQPEFTQIDCETAFLSEIEIRDLFENMIRHIFKKTMNVELPNPFPTMPYSEGMARFGSDKPDLRVNFEFTELTDLMKDVDFKVFSGAANQEGGRVVGLCVPGGAEISRSEIDDYTQFVSIYGAKGLAWIKVNSVAEGRNGLQSPIVKNLHDGAIEGILKRTGAKDGDIIFFGADKEKVVNDAIGNLRLRIGHSAWGKEHGLFTEGWKPLWVVDFPMFDYDEGEARWVACHHPFTSPKDEHMKYLETDPGKCLAKAYDMVLNGSEIGGGSVRIHQETVQSQVFRALKIGAEEAQAKFGFLLDALQYGAPPHGGIAFGLDRIVTMMTGAESIRDVIAFPKTQRAQCLLTQAPSPVDERQLRELHIRLRQATPAA, encoded by the coding sequence ATGTCAATGCGTAGCCATACTTGCGGCCAAGTAACCGATTCACTAATTGGTAAAGAGGTCACACTCTCGGGTTGGGTTAATCGTCGCCGTGACCATGGAGGTGTGATCTTTATTGACTTGCGTGACCGTGAAGGTTTTGTACAAGTGGTGTGCGATCCAGATCGCCCAGAGATGTTTGCACTTGCCGAGCAGGTTCGTAACGAGTTCTGCATTCAGATTAAAGGCTTGGTGCGTGCTCGTCCTGCTGGCACAGAAAACACTGACTTGGTAAGCGGCAAAGTAGAAATTCTTTGTCATAGCTTGGTAATTGTGAACGCCTCCATTACTCCACCATTTCAGATTGATGATGAGAACTTGTCTGAAACCACTCGCTTAACTCATCGCGTATTAGATTTGCGTCGTCCGCAAATGCAAAAGAATTTGCGCTTGCGTTACAACGTTGCAATGGAGTGCCGTCGATATTTGGACGAAGCTGGCTTCATTGATATTGAAACGCCGATGCTTACTAAGAGCACACCAGAAGGTGCGCGCGATTACTTAGTGCCATCACGTGTGCACGATGGTCAATTCTTTGCCTTGCCACAATCTCCCCAGTTGTTTAAACAATTATTGATGGTTGCCGGTTTTGATCGTTACTATCAAATTACTAAGTGCTTCAGAGATGAAGACTTGCGTGCAGATCGCCAACCAGAATTCACTCAGATTGACTGTGAAACTGCGTTCTTAAGCGAGATTGAAATTCGCGATCTCTTTGAAAACATGATTCGTCATATTTTCAAGAAAACCATGAATGTCGAATTGCCAAATCCATTTCCAACCATGCCTTATTCAGAAGGTATGGCCCGTTTTGGTTCCGATAAGCCTGATTTGCGTGTGAATTTTGAGTTCACTGAATTGACTGATTTGATGAAAGACGTTGATTTCAAGGTGTTCTCAGGGGCTGCTAATCAAGAAGGTGGACGTGTAGTGGGTCTATGCGTGCCGGGTGGCGCTGAGATCAGCCGTAGCGAAATTGATGACTACACCCAGTTTGTGAGTATTTACGGCGCCAAAGGTTTGGCGTGGATTAAAGTCAATTCTGTTGCAGAAGGCCGTAACGGCTTGCAGTCACCAATTGTGAAGAACTTGCATGATGGAGCTATCGAAGGCATCTTGAAGCGCACTGGCGCCAAAGATGGCGACATTATTTTCTTCGGTGCTGACAAAGAAAAAGTTGTGAACGATGCCATTGGTAATTTACGTTTACGCATTGGTCACTCTGCTTGGGGTAAAGAGCATGGTCTCTTTACCGAAGGTTGGAAGCCATTATGGGTCGTAGATTTCCCAATGTTTGACTACGATGAAGGTGAAGCGCGTTGGGTTGCTTGTCATCATCCGTTCACAAGTCCTAAAGATGAGCACATGAAATATCTGGAAACAGATCCAGGCAAGTGCTTAGCCAAAGCTTATGACATGGTTCTAAACGGTAGTGAAATTGGCGGCGGCTCTGTCCGTATTCACCAAGAGACAGTTCAAAGTCAGGTTTTCCGTGCATTGAAAATCGGCGCTGAAGAAGCTCAGGCTAAGTTTGGTTTCTTATTAGATGCACTCCAATACGGAGCTCCTCCTCACGGCGGTATCGCATTCGGTCTCGATCGCATTGTGACCATGATGACTGGTGCTGAGTCGATTCGTGACGTGATTGCCTTCCCTAAAACACAACGTGCGCAGTGCTTGTTAACTCAAGCCCCTAGTCCGGTGGATGAGCGTCAATTACGTGAGTTACATATTCGTTTGCGCCAAGCAACCCCAGCTGCATAA
- a CDS encoding ABCB family ABC transporter ATP-binding protein/permease, whose amino-acid sequence MRHSSGHHHGSVDSKTPGRGDWRVIRDLLPYLLEYRFRVILALSCLIAAKFANLGIPILMKELIDSLDVKADSPQALLVVPVGIIVAYGLLRISASLFAELREALFARVTQNAVRKVALQVFEHLHALALSFHLARQTGGVSRDIERGTRGIQSLISYSLYSILPTLIEFCLVLGYFAYSYDIWFAAITLVALVLYIVFTIVVTEWRTHYRRTMNDMDSKANQKAIDSLLNFETVKYFGNEAFEARRYDENLLRYQSAAVKSQKTLAFLNLGQQIIIAIGLMLILWRATLGVVDGTMTLGDLVLVNTLMIQLYIPLNFLGVIYREIKQSLTDMDRMFSLLNTDKEIADSPHARPLHIENQGHGPDVCFENVSFHYDAKREILRDISFNIPAGTITAVVGQSGAGKSTLARLLFRFYDVQFGKILIDGQNIQDVTQASLRKAIGIVPQDTVLFNDTIGYNIAYGDPSATIEEVQEAARAAQIDGFIKRLPDGYDTQVGERGLKLSGGEKQRVAIARTLLKKPAMLIFDEATSALDSKTERAFQEELLSLAKNRTTLIIAHRLSTIIHADQILVMDHGQIVERGTHLELLASKGRYAEMWQMQERAALD is encoded by the coding sequence ATGAGACATTCATCGGGACACCATCACGGTAGCGTAGATTCAAAAACACCAGGGCGGGGCGATTGGCGCGTCATTCGAGATCTCTTACCTTATCTTTTGGAATATCGCTTCAGAGTTATTTTGGCGCTAAGTTGCTTGATCGCTGCCAAGTTTGCTAATTTAGGTATCCCGATTTTGATGAAAGAGTTAATCGACTCTTTAGATGTCAAGGCAGATTCTCCCCAAGCTCTATTAGTTGTTCCGGTTGGCATCATTGTTGCTTACGGTCTATTACGAATTTCTGCCTCTTTATTTGCAGAATTGCGTGAAGCCTTATTTGCTCGTGTTACACAAAATGCAGTACGTAAGGTCGCACTCCAAGTCTTTGAGCATCTTCATGCTTTGGCTTTAAGCTTTCATTTGGCGCGCCAGACAGGTGGCGTCAGTCGCGATATTGAGCGCGGCACGCGCGGCATTCAGTCCTTAATTTCATATTCGCTCTATAGCATTCTGCCAACGCTCATCGAGTTCTGTTTAGTACTAGGTTACTTTGCCTACTCGTATGACATTTGGTTTGCGGCAATTACATTGGTAGCCTTGGTTCTGTATATCGTTTTTACTATTGTTGTAACAGAATGGCGTACACACTATCGCCGCACCATGAATGATATGGATTCAAAAGCCAATCAAAAGGCGATTGATTCTTTGTTGAACTTTGAGACGGTGAAGTATTTCGGTAATGAGGCTTTTGAGGCTCGCCGTTATGATGAAAATCTCTTGCGCTACCAATCTGCGGCTGTGAAGTCGCAGAAGACGCTAGCCTTTTTAAATCTTGGGCAACAAATCATTATTGCGATTGGCTTGATGCTGATTCTGTGGCGCGCCACTCTTGGTGTTGTTGACGGTACGATGACTTTGGGTGACCTTGTTTTAGTTAACACCTTAATGATTCAGTTGTATATCCCCCTGAACTTTTTAGGAGTCATCTATCGCGAAATCAAGCAGTCTTTGACAGATATGGATCGGATGTTCTCCTTACTCAATACCGACAAAGAGATTGCTGATTCACCTCATGCTCGACCTTTACATATTGAAAATCAAGGCCATGGGCCAGACGTGTGCTTTGAGAATGTGTCATTTCATTACGATGCTAAGCGTGAGATTCTGCGCGATATCAGTTTCAATATTCCCGCAGGCACTATTACTGCGGTAGTTGGTCAAAGTGGCGCTGGTAAGAGTACTTTGGCTAGATTGCTCTTTCGCTTCTATGATGTTCAATTCGGGAAGATTTTGATTGATGGTCAAAATATCCAAGATGTAACCCAGGCTAGTTTGCGTAAAGCTATAGGTATCGTTCCACAAGATACCGTTTTATTTAATGACACGATTGGTTACAACATAGCTTACGGGGATCCTTCTGCAACGATTGAAGAGGTGCAAGAGGCTGCTAGAGCAGCTCAAATTGATGGTTTTATTAAACGTCTACCGGATGGCTATGACACCCAAGTTGGTGAGCGTGGCTTAAAGTTGTCAGGTGGTGAGAAACAGCGTGTGGCCATTGCAAGAACTTTACTCAAAAAACCTGCCATGTTGATTTTTGATGAGGCTACTTCTGCTTTGGATTCCAAAACAGAAAGAGCATTTCAGGAAGAGCTTCTTAGCTTAGCTAAAAATCGGACAACCTTGATCATTGCACATCGACTTTCAACCATTATTCATGCCGATCAAATCTTGGTAATGGATCATGGTCAGATTGTGGAGCGCGGCACGCATCTTGAACTACTGGCTTCAAAAGGTAGATATGCGGAGATGTGGCAAATGCAAGAACGTGCTGCTCTTGATTAG
- a CDS encoding glycerate kinase type-2 family protein: MTQQNNPLVSTEAILKNAFAAAVAVADPQVIVPQYLAKIFPVGHEPKGKCLVVGAGKASASMASALESYAKSRWPMTKIEGVVLTRYGHQSPTAYIKIVEAGHPVPDQAGMDGAKDVLNLAMQLQPGDVLIALVSGGGSSLLTLPVNGISIEDMRKTTEALLRSGAPIEEMNVVRKHLSAILGGNLARVAIARGARVEALLISDVTGDSPADIASGPCAADYSTYLDALNILEKYHLGADAIPASVLNHLKQGLTGEKPETLKDVDLVNAQVANHVIATAYKSLEAAADYIRTQGYEPIVLGDTITGEAQEVGVTQAHLVRQHLAKGDGPLALISGGECTVTIPPGVKGRGGRCSEYLLSLLAASSDLPKIAALAADTDGIDGSEKNAGAWFDGDIRKAGYSKGLVPESFLAAHDCYGFFAELGALVETGPTLTNVNDFRIILLNK; the protein is encoded by the coding sequence ATGACGCAGCAAAATAATCCATTAGTTTCAACCGAGGCGATTCTCAAAAATGCCTTTGCTGCCGCTGTGGCAGTTGCCGATCCACAAGTCATCGTTCCACAATATTTAGCAAAGATATTTCCAGTGGGTCATGAGCCCAAAGGAAAGTGCTTGGTAGTGGGTGCCGGCAAAGCTAGCGCATCGATGGCAAGTGCATTGGAATCGTATGCAAAGTCCCGCTGGCCAATGACCAAGATCGAGGGTGTTGTTCTGACTCGTTATGGCCATCAATCGCCAACTGCATATATCAAGATTGTGGAAGCTGGACATCCAGTACCAGATCAGGCTGGCATGGATGGCGCTAAAGATGTCCTGAACCTAGCCATGCAGTTGCAACCTGGCGATGTTTTGATCGCGCTAGTCTCTGGTGGCGGCTCAAGTCTTTTGACGCTCCCAGTTAATGGCATCTCGATTGAAGATATGCGCAAAACTACTGAAGCCCTCCTGCGCAGTGGCGCGCCGATTGAAGAGATGAATGTGGTACGCAAACATTTATCGGCAATCTTGGGTGGCAACTTGGCAAGAGTTGCAATTGCGCGTGGCGCAAGAGTTGAGGCTTTATTGATTTCGGATGTGACCGGAGATTCCCCAGCAGATATTGCCAGTGGTCCTTGTGCTGCTGACTATTCAACCTATTTGGATGCCCTCAATATTCTAGAAAAATATCACTTAGGCGCAGACGCTATTCCTGCATCTGTTTTGAATCATCTCAAACAAGGTTTGACAGGAGAGAAGCCAGAGACATTAAAAGATGTTGATCTGGTGAATGCTCAAGTCGCTAACCATGTCATTGCAACGGCGTACAAAAGTCTGGAGGCTGCCGCTGACTATATTCGCACTCAAGGGTATGAGCCCATCGTTTTAGGGGACACTATTACCGGTGAGGCCCAAGAGGTTGGCGTAACCCAAGCACATCTTGTTCGTCAGCATTTAGCCAAAGGTGATGGGCCTTTAGCACTGATTTCTGGTGGTGAATGTACGGTAACTATTCCTCCCGGCGTTAAGGGTCGCGGTGGTCGTTGTAGCGAATATTTGCTTTCACTTTTGGCTGCTAGTTCTGATTTACCAAAAATTGCTGCATTAGCGGCTGATACAGATGGTATTGACGGTAGTGAAAAGAATGCGGGCGCGTGGTTTGACGGCGACATTCGAAAAGCCGGTTATTCAAAGGGTCTAGTGCCAGAATCATTTTTGGCAGCTCATGATTGTTATGGCTTCTTTGCAGAATTAGGAGCTTTGGTGGAAACTGGCCCTACACTTACAAATGTGAATGATTTCCGCATCATCTTGCTTAATAAATAA
- the nudB gene encoding dihydroneopterin triphosphate diphosphatase translates to MKIPISILVVIYKSNRDVLLIERADRAGFWQSVTGSLDAPDEDLAYAATREVFEETGIAIDQLPGGALCNMHHQIEYEIYPEWRFRYAPGVTRNTEHWFALQVPDSIQVKLSPREHVAYEWLPFEEAAKKCFSRSNGEAILKLFSAN, encoded by the coding sequence TTGAAAATCCCCATCTCGATTTTAGTTGTTATCTATAAATCGAATAGGGATGTTTTATTGATAGAGCGCGCTGATCGTGCAGGTTTCTGGCAATCGGTTACTGGTAGTCTAGATGCGCCAGATGAAGACTTGGCATATGCAGCTACTCGAGAGGTTTTTGAGGAGACGGGTATTGCCATTGATCAATTGCCGGGAGGTGCGCTGTGCAATATGCATCATCAAATCGAATATGAGATTTATCCAGAGTGGCGCTTCCGCTATGCGCCTGGCGTAACTAGAAATACCGAGCATTGGTTTGCCCTTCAAGTTCCTGATAGCATTCAAGTCAAGCTTTCCCCAAGAGAACATGTAGCCTATGAGTGGTTGCCATTTGAAGAGGCTGCCAAGAAATGTTTTTCGCGTAGCAATGGCGAGGCGATTCTGAAATTGTTTTCGGCGAACTGA
- the rpsI gene encoding 30S ribosomal protein S9 gives MAINYGNWNYGTGRRKSSVARVFIKSGKGEITVNGKPIDAYFARETSRMIARQPLALTAHLTTFDIKVNVSGGGETGQAGAVRHGVTRALIDYDNALKPTLSKAGLVTRDAREVERKKVGLHGARRRKQFSKR, from the coding sequence ATGGCTATTAATTACGGAAATTGGAATTACGGTACAGGTCGCCGCAAGAGTTCTGTTGCGCGCGTATTTATTAAATCTGGCAAAGGCGAAATTACTGTTAACGGTAAGCCTATCGATGCTTATTTTGCTCGTGAAACATCACGCATGATTGCTCGTCAGCCTTTGGCTCTCACAGCCCACTTAACGACCTTTGATATCAAGGTAAACGTTTCTGGTGGCGGTGAAACTGGCCAAGCTGGTGCAGTTCGTCACGGTGTTACTCGTGCATTAATCGACTACGACAACGCTTTGAAGCCAACCCTGTCTAAAGCAGGTTTGGTAACTCGCGATGCTCGTGAAGTTGAGCGTAAAAAAGTTGGTCTGCACGGCGCGCGTCGTCGTAAGCAGTTCAGCAAGCGCTAA
- the rplM gene encoding 50S ribosomal protein L13: MKTFSAKSHEVKREWFVIDATDKVLGRVASEVAHRLRGKHKPEFTPHVDTGDFIVVINSSKLRVTGTKGLNKIYYRHSGYPGGISSTNFDKMQDRFPGRALEKAVKGMLPKGPLGYAMIKKLKVYGDANHPHTAQQPKALEI, encoded by the coding sequence ATGAAAACTTTTTCCGCAAAATCCCATGAGGTAAAGCGTGAATGGTTCGTGATTGACGCTACGGACAAAGTCCTCGGTCGTGTCGCCAGTGAAGTGGCACACCGTCTACGCGGCAAGCACAAGCCTGAATTCACACCACACGTTGACACTGGCGACTTTATCGTCGTGATCAATTCATCTAAGCTGCGTGTTACTGGCACAAAAGGCTTGAACAAGATCTATTACCGTCATAGCGGATACCCAGGTGGTATTAGCTCGACCAACTTCGACAAAATGCAAGACCGTTTTCCAGGTCGCGCTTTGGAGAAGGCTGTAAAAGGTATGTTGCCAAAAGGCCCACTAGGCTATGCCATGATCAAGAAATTAAAAGTCTATGGCGACGCTAATCATCCGCACACGGCTCAACAGCCTAAAGCGTTAGAGATTTAA
- a CDS encoding DUF502 domain-containing protein, protein MKKYFIAGILVWAPLSITVWVIAWGLGLLDGVFGSVMHAIIMVLPHDAALDVQHFRDLPGVGILIVIAVIMLTGLIAISFAGQWWVRVWNKQINRIPVVRSIYSSVQQVSSTLFSGSGQAFSKALLIRYPHADSWVIAFQTGTPAKEVTAKLGEDYVNVFLPTTPNPTSGFFMIVPRAQTIELEMSVEEALKHIVSMGSVPPNNSSGMAPHESPHHF, encoded by the coding sequence ATGAAAAAATACTTTATCGCTGGCATCCTAGTTTGGGCACCATTGTCGATCACCGTTTGGGTGATTGCTTGGGGCTTGGGTTTGCTCGACGGTGTTTTTGGTTCTGTAATGCACGCCATCATCATGGTTCTTCCTCATGATGCCGCACTGGATGTGCAGCACTTCCGCGATCTTCCAGGTGTTGGTATTTTGATTGTGATTGCAGTCATTATGCTCACGGGCTTAATTGCGATTAGTTTTGCTGGTCAGTGGTGGGTACGGGTATGGAATAAGCAGATCAATCGGATTCCAGTTGTGCGCTCTATTTACTCTAGCGTGCAACAAGTTTCATCAACACTATTTTCTGGTAGCGGTCAGGCTTTTAGTAAAGCGCTATTAATTCGTTATCCTCATGCAGACTCTTGGGTGATTGCATTCCAAACTGGCACCCCAGCAAAAGAAGTGACTGCTAAGTTGGGTGAAGATTACGTTAACGTATTTTTACCTACTACTCCAAATCCAACCTCTGGATTTTTTATGATCGTGCCCCGTGCACAAACGATCGAGCTAGAGATGAGCGTGGAAGAGGCATTGAAACATATTGTTTCAATGGGTTCGGTTCCACCAAATAATTCTAGTGGTATGGCTCCACATGAGTCACCACACCATTTTTGA
- the argC gene encoding N-acetyl-gamma-glutamyl-phosphate reductase, which produces MIKVGIVGGTGYTGVELLRILAQHPEVKIVAITSRTEAGMPVAEMFPSLRGRVDLKFTTPDEAKLNECDVVFFATPHGVAMAQAKELLANNVKILDLAADFRLKDIKEFAKWYGMEHSCPEILAEAVYGLAEINRKDIKKARVVGLAGCYPTSVQLGLAPLLSPKSTGGKQLIDGNHIISDSKSGTSGAGRKAEIGTLLSEASDNFKAYGVKGHRHLPEIVQGLKAIAGHDQIGLTFVPHLTPMVRGIHSTLYVRLTDSGKDIDYQKLYENFYADEPFVDVMPAGSHPETRSVRGSNGIRIAIHRPSGGDTLVILVVEDNLVKGASGQGVQCMNLMFGLPETTGLTQIALSP; this is translated from the coding sequence ATGATTAAGGTTGGTATCGTTGGTGGCACAGGATATACCGGGGTGGAATTATTGCGCATATTGGCGCAGCATCCTGAAGTAAAAATTGTTGCTATTACATCTCGTACAGAAGCGGGCATGCCCGTAGCTGAGATGTTCCCATCTTTGCGTGGTCGTGTTGATCTGAAATTCACGACACCAGATGAAGCCAAGTTAAATGAATGCGATGTAGTGTTCTTTGCAACTCCTCATGGCGTTGCTATGGCACAGGCAAAAGAATTACTCGCAAACAATGTGAAGATTTTGGATCTTGCAGCAGACTTCCGTTTGAAGGACATTAAAGAATTTGCCAAGTGGTATGGCATGGAACATAGCTGCCCAGAAATTTTGGCTGAAGCGGTTTATGGTTTGGCAGAAATTAATCGTAAGGACATTAAGAAAGCGCGTGTTGTTGGGCTGGCTGGGTGCTATCCAACTTCTGTGCAGTTGGGTCTTGCGCCTTTGCTCTCACCAAAATCGACTGGCGGCAAGCAGTTGATTGATGGTAATCATATTATTTCGGACTCAAAGTCAGGGACCTCAGGTGCTGGACGTAAGGCTGAGATTGGAACCTTGCTATCTGAGGCAAGTGATAACTTCAAAGCCTACGGGGTTAAGGGCCATCGGCATCTCCCTGAAATCGTGCAGGGCTTAAAAGCGATTGCAGGTCATGATCAGATTGGCTTAACTTTTGTGCCACATTTAACACCGATGGTGAGAGGCATTCATTCGACCTTATATGTACGTTTGACGGATTCTGGTAAAGATATCGATTACCAAAAGCTCTATGAGAACTTCTATGCGGATGAGCCCTTTGTGGATGTAATGCCTGCTGGCAGTCATCCAGAGACCCGTTCTGTTCGGGGAAGCAATGGCATTCGGATTGCTATTCATCGTCCGAGTGGTGGCGACACTCTAGTGATTTTGGTGGTTGAGGATAACTTGGTAAAAGGCGCCTCTGGCCAGGGTGTTCAATGTATGAATTTGATGTTTGGCTTACCTGAAACAACGGGTCTTACCCAAATTGC
- a CDS encoding OsmC family protein, whose protein sequence is MECRVSWLGNGGMAFSAETGSGHLINMDGAPEAGGRNLAPRPMELLLAGAGGCSAFDVVLILQKARQAVTACDVTLKAERASEDPKVFTKINLHFKVKGKELDQAKVDRAVKLSHEKYCSATTMLAKTAELTYSVEVISE, encoded by the coding sequence ATGGAATGTCGAGTATCTTGGTTGGGTAATGGTGGAATGGCTTTTTCTGCAGAAACAGGTAGTGGGCATCTCATCAATATGGATGGTGCACCCGAAGCAGGCGGCAGAAACCTAGCCCCAAGGCCAATGGAGCTCCTTTTGGCTGGCGCAGGGGGTTGTTCAGCATTCGACGTGGTTTTAATCCTACAAAAGGCTCGTCAGGCTGTTACAGCTTGTGATGTAACCCTTAAGGCTGAAAGAGCCTCTGAGGACCCTAAAGTCTTTACTAAGATCAATTTGCACTTCAAAGTCAAAGGTAAAGAGCTCGATCAAGCTAAAGTAGATCGTGCCGTTAAGCTTTCCCACGAAAAATACTGCTCTGCTACAACGATGCTGGCTAAAACAGCTGAACTGACTTACAGCGTTGAAGTCATTTCAGAATAA